A DNA window from Mycolicibacter terrae contains the following coding sequences:
- a CDS encoding mammalian cell entry protein has product MTDPEETRARRRASRAAGPAGDVADAAATVVPVPSRAAVRSVRPTGPPPRRRANARQAAVVAGAAALAACLVVGGLVAVLLVQHRHAAAADSRDQRFVDTAVQTVLNMYTYTPDTINDQVDLFVAGTSGPLRDTMAGNAENLKALLRETKHSSEAVVNAAALESLDDVAGNASVLVAMRATATDVDGVNKPSQPYALRIIVHEDDAGNMSAYDLKWPDGSR; this is encoded by the coding sequence GTGACCGATCCGGAGGAGACCAGGGCTCGTCGACGGGCCTCGCGGGCGGCCGGCCCAGCCGGTGATGTCGCCGACGCGGCCGCGACCGTGGTGCCGGTGCCCAGCCGGGCCGCCGTGCGGTCAGTTCGGCCGACCGGACCACCGCCGCGGCGTCGGGCCAACGCGCGGCAGGCCGCCGTCGTAGCGGGCGCCGCCGCCCTGGCGGCGTGCCTGGTGGTGGGCGGGCTGGTCGCCGTACTGCTGGTGCAGCACCGGCACGCGGCCGCGGCCGACAGTCGTGACCAGCGTTTCGTCGACACCGCGGTGCAGACCGTGCTGAACATGTACACCTACACGCCCGACACCATCAACGATCAGGTGGACCTCTTCGTTGCGGGCACCAGCGGTCCGCTGCGCGACACCATGGCCGGCAACGCGGAGAACCTCAAGGCGCTGCTGCGGGAGACCAAGCACAGCTCCGAGGCCGTGGTCAACGCCGCGGCGCTGGAGAGCCTCGACGACGTCGCCGGTAACGCCTCGGTTCTGGTGGCGATGCGCGCGACTGCCACCGATGTCGACGGCGTCAACAAGCCGTCGCAGCCGTACGCGCTGCGGATCATCGTGCACGAGGACGATGCCGGCAATATGAGCGCCTACGACCTCAAGTGGCCGGACGGCAGCCGATGA
- a CDS encoding mammalian cell entry protein, with product MNRRWSGLAAVVGLLGVFVGLGATAGSLYWSRVQARGEQVARTELTKLTVDEIPKVLGYEYKTVERSLTETYPMFTGDYRREFEARAVNEIIPQAREKQLVNQVDVVGVGALDAKRTSGSVLVFVNRTVTGKSKEKFYEGSRLRVDFRKIDRKWLISNIAPI from the coding sequence ATGAACCGCCGGTGGTCGGGGCTCGCCGCTGTGGTGGGGCTGCTCGGAGTCTTCGTGGGTCTGGGCGCCACCGCGGGCTCGCTGTATTGGAGCCGGGTCCAGGCGCGGGGAGAACAAGTGGCCCGCACCGAGCTGACCAAGCTGACGGTCGACGAGATTCCCAAGGTGCTCGGCTATGAGTACAAGACCGTGGAACGCAGCCTGACCGAGACCTACCCGATGTTCACCGGCGACTATCGCCGCGAGTTCGAGGCGCGGGCCGTCAACGAGATCATTCCGCAGGCGCGCGAGAAGCAGCTGGTCAACCAGGTCGACGTCGTCGGCGTAGGCGCCCTGGACGCCAAGCGGACCAGCGGTTCGGTGCTGGTCTTCGTCAACCGCACCGTGACCGGCAAGTCCAAGGAGAAGTTCTACGAGGGCAGTCGCCTGCGGGTCGACTTCCGCAAGATCGACCGCAAGTGGCTGATCAGCAATATCGCGCCGATCTAG